AGTGACGACGCCGACCCCTCGTCTTCGAGGTCCAAGCTGAACCTTCCCCCCTTACCCGCCGGTCTCCCCGCTGCGCTGAGCACCCCCGGGAGGCGCGAGTGAACGCGCTGCTGCCACTGCTCGTGATTCTGCTGATGGTGGCGGTCAATGCGCTTTATGTCGCGGCGGAGTTCGCCACGGTGGGTTCGCGCCGTTCACGGGTGCAGGAGGTCGCCGAACTCGGCAGCCGCCCGGCGGCGACGCTGCTCACGATCATGCGCGACCCCAAGAAGCTCGACAATTACGTCGCGGCCTGCCAGATCGGCATCACCCTGAGCAGCCTGGTCGCCGGGGCCTACGGACAGGCGCAGCTCACGCCGCTGCTGACCCCGCTGTTCGGCGCGGCGGGGCAGGCGGTGGCGGTGGTCGTCGTGCTGCTGCTGATCACGGCCTTGCAGGTCGTGCTCGGCGAGCTGCTGCCCAAGACGGTGGCGCTGCGTTATCCCGAACGGCTCGCGCTCGCCACCCTGGCGCCCATGCAGTTCAGCCTGCTGCTGTTCCGGCCGCTGATCGCGCTGTTCAACGGCTCGGCCTTCGCGCTGATGCGGGCCTGGAAGCTGCATGCCGACCACAGCCACGCCCACGTCCACTCGCCGGAAGAACTTGAGGGGCTCTACCGCGAGAGCGCCGCCGGGGGCCTGATCGACGCGTCCGAGCGCGACATGCTTGCCGGAGCGCTGAACGTCGAGGAGCGCGTCGTACGCGAGATCATGACGCCGCGCACCCGGCTGGTCACCGTGCCCGCCACACTGAGCGCCGCGCAGGCGCTGCCGCAGCTCGCGGCGAGCCCCTACTCGCGCTTTCCGGTCACCGGGCAGGACAACGACGACGTGATCGGGGTGCTGCACCTGCGGACCCTCTTTCTCGCCGCCGAGCGCCAGCCGCACACGCTGGTGTCGGACGTGATGAGCCAGCCGCTCGTGATTTCTGAGCTGATGTCGGTGCCCGACCTGTGGACCAGGTTGCGTGAAGCGGGACGGCACAGCGCCATGGTCGTCAACGAGTACGGCACGGTGGCGGGGATGGTAACGCTCGAAGACGCCCTCGAAGAGATTTTCGGCGAGCTGCAAGATGAATTCGACCAGGAGGAAGACCCGGTGATCGTGCAGGGCGACCGGGTGTCGGTGCGCGGCGACGTGCTGCTCGAAACCCTGAACCTCAACTTCGACCTTAGCCTCCCGTTGGAGGAGGTGGACACGGTGAGCGGCCTGTTCTGGCAGGAGCTCGGACGGCTGCCGCTCGTCGGGGACGAGATCGTGCCGCAGGGCTCGGAGCTGACCTTACGGGTCGACCGCATGGAGCGCCGGGGCGTCGGGCGCGCGAGCTTCTCGCTGGCGCGGGCCGCCCAGGAGGGAGCGTGAGCGTTCCCGCCACCTCGCCTGATCCGCTCACCGATGGGCTGATTCCGCTCGGGATCATCCTGACCCTGGTGCTGATCAACGGCCTGTTCGTGGCCGCCGAGTTCGCGCTCGTGGGCGCGCGGCGCAGCCGGCTGCACACGCTCGCCGAGGGAGGAAACGCCGCCGCCCGCTGGCTGATGGGGGTCTTTGACCGCCCGACCGGCAAGGACGGCTACATCGCCATCGCGCAGCTCGGCATCACGCTGGCGAGCATCGGACTGGGCATGTACGGCGAGCCCTCGGTGG
The genomic region above belongs to Deinococcus reticulitermitis and contains:
- a CDS encoding hemolysin family protein, with the protein product MNALLPLLVILLMVAVNALYVAAEFATVGSRRSRVQEVAELGSRPAATLLTIMRDPKKLDNYVAACQIGITLSSLVAGAYGQAQLTPLLTPLFGAAGQAVAVVVVLLLITALQVVLGELLPKTVALRYPERLALATLAPMQFSLLLFRPLIALFNGSAFALMRAWKLHADHSHAHVHSPEELEGLYRESAAGGLIDASERDMLAGALNVEERVVREIMTPRTRLVTVPATLSAAQALPQLAASPYSRFPVTGQDNDDVIGVLHLRTLFLAAERQPHTLVSDVMSQPLVISELMSVPDLWTRLREAGRHSAMVVNEYGTVAGMVTLEDALEEIFGELQDEFDQEEDPVIVQGDRVSVRGDVLLETLNLNFDLSLPLEEVDTVSGLFWQELGRLPLVGDEIVPQGSELTLRVDRMERRGVGRASFSLARAAQEGA